A window of the Penaeus vannamei isolate JL-2024 chromosome 19, ASM4276789v1, whole genome shotgun sequence genome harbors these coding sequences:
- the LOC113823847 gene encoding TRPM8 channel-associated factor 2 isoform X7 has translation MSEEDVPLHLLNQGEEKCLAVVSGSTPADAVIGLASPNDSKEQQWIGSGGQWRWCADPSYCLAPAAGNQVGLAESSSSSALWTKDDEGRLVTGSKALTVPRVKDKSRLVLRPIHNGINQKWWTDVELRDSLMAVERASYPLGSGDVTTYKHEIARGFVNQMTPLIEPLPFPRGVGRFPGVVDPETPRISRTLTLDLSALGQADNLRMVTPRDWQATDLYAAAGDVFQVVLPDTLSPQRAGQITVRVGAHCDKLRPGVGTVKKKGFKRMPIVSEAFRLSPGINSLRSQYGGNLIFCYQKGEFFTAEVTVTNVVKAPYFKRGETTADEWEVSKHLDAPHAVLESERVVIVSRNKENARIPFPEELMSRYEEVVDHLNDLAGFSDDDPPPRGKYWLINDLQVSRGSAHAGFPAMFTQSIRNLAVANTPYHWGVWHELGHNYQQARFWSHTFGSESTVNLFALYIQEKLFNRDRLKNSKCYLDTAKAVDQGLAFKDGNCWQRLVFLMEIKHAFPEHGWEMFRQLNRTTRALPHDEAQHLSSDRKLQVDYVYKNLSKTVNQDLILTFQRWGLNVSQKAQEEVQSLGLEKAPADLSVRE, from the coding sequence ATGTCGGAAGAGGACGTCCCGTTGCACCTCCTGAATCAAGGGGAAGAGAAATGCCTTGCTGTCGTGAGCGGGTCGACGCCTGCAGACGCCGTGATTGGCCTGGCGAGTCCGAACGACAGCAAGGAGCAGCAGTGGATTGGCAGCGGAGGCCAGTGGCGATGGTGCGCCGACCCCTCGTACTGCTTGGCTCCCGCGGCGGGAAACCAGGTTGGACTGGCCGAGAGTAGCTCCTCGTCAGCGCTTTGGACTAAGGACGACGAGGGCAGGCTGGTCACTGGATCGAAGGCGCTGACTGTTCCTCGGGTCAAGGATAAGAGCCGCTTGGTTTTGCGTCCGATTCACAACGGGATCAATCAGAAGTGGTGGACGGATGTGGAGTTGAGAGACTCTTTGATGGCCGTCGAGCGAGCGTCGTACCCGCTGGGATCCGGCGACGTAACCACATACAAGCACGAGATTGCTCGGGGATTCGTGAACCAGATGACTCCCCTGATAGAGCCGCTGCCTTTCCCTCGAGGAGTTGGCAGGTTCCCCGGCGTGGTCGACCCCGAGACGCCCCGCATCAGCAGGACCCTCACGCTCGACCTCTCGGCGCTGGGCCAAGCCGACAACCTGCGCATGGTGACGCCGCGGGACTGGCAGGCCACCGATCTCTACGCAGCTGCGGGAGATGTCTTCCAGGTTGTTCTGCCGGACACCCTGTCTCCGCAGCGAGCCGGACAGATCACCGTTCGTGTCGGCGCTCACTGCGACAAGCTTCGGCCGGGGGTGGGCACCGTGAAGAAGAAGGGGTTCAAACGCATGCCCATTGTCTCGGAAGCATTTAGACTCAGCCCCGGGATAAACAGTCTGCGAAGCCAGTATGGAGGGAATTTGATATTTTGCTATCAGAAAGGAGAATTCTTCACAGCCGAAGTCACTGTGACAAACGTCGTGAAGGCTCCCTACTTTAAACGAGGAGAGACGACTGCTGACGAGTGGGAGGTCTCGAAGCACCTGGACGCGCCGCACGCCGTCCTCGAGAGCGAGCGCGTTGTGATCGTCTCGAGGAACAAGGAAAACGCTCGTATTCCCTTCCCCGAAGAGCTCATGTCGCGCTACGAGGAGGTCGTCGACCACCTCAATGACCTCGCTGGGTTTTCCGACGACGACCCGCCGCCCAGGGGGAAATATTGGCTGATTAACGACCTACAGGTGTCTCGCGGGTCGGCGCACGCTGGATTCCCCGCCATGTTCACGCAGAGCATAAGGAACCTGGCTGTGGCCAACACTCCGTACCACTGGGGCGTCTGGCACGAACTGGGCCATAATTATCAACAAGCTCGCTTCTGGTCGCACACCTTCGGCTCGGAATCAACAGTCAACCTTTTCGCTCTCTATATCCAGGAAAAGCTGTTTAACAGGGACCGCCTGAAGAACAGCAAATGCTACCTGGACACCGCTAAGGCCGTGGATCAGGGTCTAGCCTTCAAGGACGGCAACTGCTGGCAGAGGCTCGTGTTCCTGATGGAGATCAAGCACGCCTTCCCCGAGCACGGCTGGGAGATGTTCCGCCAGCTGAACCGCACCACCCGCGCCTTGCCTCACGACGAGGCTCAGCATCTCTCGTCAGACCGGAAGCTGCAAGTTGACTACGTGTACAAGAACCTGAGCAAGACGGTGAATCAGGACCTGATCCTGACGTTCCAGCGGTGGGGCCTGAACGTCAGTCAAAAGGCGCAGGAAGAAGTGCAGAGTCTTGGATTAGAAAAAGCACCTGCGGATCTTTCTGTCAGGGAGTGA
- the LOC113823847 gene encoding TRPM8 channel-associated factor 2 isoform X4, producing the protein MATAEDCEPAGQGPMSEEDVPLHLLNQGEEKCLAVVSGSTPADAVIGLASPNDSKEQQWIGSGGQWRWCADPSYCLAPAAGNQVGLAESSSSSALWTKDDEGRLVTGSKALTVPRVKDKSRLVLRPIHNGINQKWWTDVELRDSLMAVERASYPLGSGDVTTYKHEIARGFVNQMTPLIEPLPFPRGVGRFPGVVDPETPRISRTLTLDLSALGQADNLRMVTPRDWQATDLYAAAGDVFQVVLPDTLSPQRAGQITVRVGAHCDKLRPGVGTVKKKGFKRMPIVSEAFRLSPGINSLRSQYGGNLIFCYQKGEFFTAEVTVTNVVKAPYFKRGETTADEWEVSKHLDAPHAVLESERVVIVSRNKENARIPFPEELMSRYEEVVDHLNDLAGFSDDDPPPRGKYWLINDLQVSRGSAHAGFPAMFTQSIRNLAVANTPYHWGVWHELGHNYQQARFWSHTFGSESTVNLFALYIQEKLFNRDRLKNSKCYLDTAKAVDQGLAFKDGNCWQRLVFLMEIKHAFPEHGWEMFRQLNRTTRALPHDEAQHLSSDRKLQVDYVYKNLSKTVNQDLILTFQRWGLNVSQKAQEEVQSLGLEKAPADLSVRE; encoded by the coding sequence ATTGCGAACCAGCAGGTCAAGGCCCCATGTCGGAAGAGGACGTCCCGTTGCACCTCCTGAATCAAGGGGAAGAGAAATGCCTTGCTGTCGTGAGCGGGTCGACGCCTGCAGACGCCGTGATTGGCCTGGCGAGTCCGAACGACAGCAAGGAGCAGCAGTGGATTGGCAGCGGAGGCCAGTGGCGATGGTGCGCCGACCCCTCGTACTGCTTGGCTCCCGCGGCGGGAAACCAGGTTGGACTGGCCGAGAGTAGCTCCTCGTCAGCGCTTTGGACTAAGGACGACGAGGGCAGGCTGGTCACTGGATCGAAGGCGCTGACTGTTCCTCGGGTCAAGGATAAGAGCCGCTTGGTTTTGCGTCCGATTCACAACGGGATCAATCAGAAGTGGTGGACGGATGTGGAGTTGAGAGACTCTTTGATGGCCGTCGAGCGAGCGTCGTACCCGCTGGGATCCGGCGACGTAACCACATACAAGCACGAGATTGCTCGGGGATTCGTGAACCAGATGACTCCCCTGATAGAGCCGCTGCCTTTCCCTCGAGGAGTTGGCAGGTTCCCCGGCGTGGTCGACCCCGAGACGCCCCGCATCAGCAGGACCCTCACGCTCGACCTCTCGGCGCTGGGCCAAGCCGACAACCTGCGCATGGTGACGCCGCGGGACTGGCAGGCCACCGATCTCTACGCAGCTGCGGGAGATGTCTTCCAGGTTGTTCTGCCGGACACCCTGTCTCCGCAGCGAGCCGGACAGATCACCGTTCGTGTCGGCGCTCACTGCGACAAGCTTCGGCCGGGGGTGGGCACCGTGAAGAAGAAGGGGTTCAAACGCATGCCCATTGTCTCGGAAGCATTTAGACTCAGCCCCGGGATAAACAGTCTGCGAAGCCAGTATGGAGGGAATTTGATATTTTGCTATCAGAAAGGAGAATTCTTCACAGCCGAAGTCACTGTGACAAACGTCGTGAAGGCTCCCTACTTTAAACGAGGAGAGACGACTGCTGACGAGTGGGAGGTCTCGAAGCACCTGGACGCGCCGCACGCCGTCCTCGAGAGCGAGCGCGTTGTGATCGTCTCGAGGAACAAGGAAAACGCTCGTATTCCCTTCCCCGAAGAGCTCATGTCGCGCTACGAGGAGGTCGTCGACCACCTCAATGACCTCGCTGGGTTTTCCGACGACGACCCGCCGCCCAGGGGGAAATATTGGCTGATTAACGACCTACAGGTGTCTCGCGGGTCGGCGCACGCTGGATTCCCCGCCATGTTCACGCAGAGCATAAGGAACCTGGCTGTGGCCAACACTCCGTACCACTGGGGCGTCTGGCACGAACTGGGCCATAATTATCAACAAGCTCGCTTCTGGTCGCACACCTTCGGCTCGGAATCAACAGTCAACCTTTTCGCTCTCTATATCCAGGAAAAGCTGTTTAACAGGGACCGCCTGAAGAACAGCAAATGCTACCTGGACACCGCTAAGGCCGTGGATCAGGGTCTAGCCTTCAAGGACGGCAACTGCTGGCAGAGGCTCGTGTTCCTGATGGAGATCAAGCACGCCTTCCCCGAGCACGGCTGGGAGATGTTCCGCCAGCTGAACCGCACCACCCGCGCCTTGCCTCACGACGAGGCTCAGCATCTCTCGTCAGACCGGAAGCTGCAAGTTGACTACGTGTACAAGAACCTGAGCAAGACGGTGAATCAGGACCTGATCCTGACGTTCCAGCGGTGGGGCCTGAACGTCAGTCAAAAGGCGCAGGAAGAAGTGCAGAGTCTTGGATTAGAAAAAGCACCTGCGGATCTTTCTGTCAGGGAGTGA
- the LOC113823847 gene encoding TRPM8 channel-associated factor 2 isoform X3, with protein MATAEADCEPAGQGPMSEEDVPLHLLNQGEEKCLAVVSGSTPADAVIGLASPNDSKEQQWIGSGGQWRWCADPSYCLAPAAGNQVGLAESSSSSALWTKDDEGRLVTGSKALTVPRVKDKSRLVLRPIHNGINQKWWTDVELRDSLMAVERASYPLGSGDVTTYKHEIARGFVNQMTPLIEPLPFPRGVGRFPGVVDPETPRISRTLTLDLSALGQADNLRMVTPRDWQATDLYAAAGDVFQVVLPDTLSPQRAGQITVRVGAHCDKLRPGVGTVKKKGFKRMPIVSEAFRLSPGINSLRSQYGGNLIFCYQKGEFFTAEVTVTNVVKAPYFKRGETTADEWEVSKHLDAPHAVLESERVVIVSRNKENARIPFPEELMSRYEEVVDHLNDLAGFSDDDPPPRGKYWLINDLQVSRGSAHAGFPAMFTQSIRNLAVANTPYHWGVWHELGHNYQQARFWSHTFGSESTVNLFALYIQEKLFNRDRLKNSKCYLDTAKAVDQGLAFKDGNCWQRLVFLMEIKHAFPEHGWEMFRQLNRTTRALPHDEAQHLSSDRKLQVDYVYKNLSKTVNQDLILTFQRWGLNVSQKAQEEVQSLGLEKAPADLSVRE; from the coding sequence CAGATTGCGAACCAGCAGGTCAAGGCCCCATGTCGGAAGAGGACGTCCCGTTGCACCTCCTGAATCAAGGGGAAGAGAAATGCCTTGCTGTCGTGAGCGGGTCGACGCCTGCAGACGCCGTGATTGGCCTGGCGAGTCCGAACGACAGCAAGGAGCAGCAGTGGATTGGCAGCGGAGGCCAGTGGCGATGGTGCGCCGACCCCTCGTACTGCTTGGCTCCCGCGGCGGGAAACCAGGTTGGACTGGCCGAGAGTAGCTCCTCGTCAGCGCTTTGGACTAAGGACGACGAGGGCAGGCTGGTCACTGGATCGAAGGCGCTGACTGTTCCTCGGGTCAAGGATAAGAGCCGCTTGGTTTTGCGTCCGATTCACAACGGGATCAATCAGAAGTGGTGGACGGATGTGGAGTTGAGAGACTCTTTGATGGCCGTCGAGCGAGCGTCGTACCCGCTGGGATCCGGCGACGTAACCACATACAAGCACGAGATTGCTCGGGGATTCGTGAACCAGATGACTCCCCTGATAGAGCCGCTGCCTTTCCCTCGAGGAGTTGGCAGGTTCCCCGGCGTGGTCGACCCCGAGACGCCCCGCATCAGCAGGACCCTCACGCTCGACCTCTCGGCGCTGGGCCAAGCCGACAACCTGCGCATGGTGACGCCGCGGGACTGGCAGGCCACCGATCTCTACGCAGCTGCGGGAGATGTCTTCCAGGTTGTTCTGCCGGACACCCTGTCTCCGCAGCGAGCCGGACAGATCACCGTTCGTGTCGGCGCTCACTGCGACAAGCTTCGGCCGGGGGTGGGCACCGTGAAGAAGAAGGGGTTCAAACGCATGCCCATTGTCTCGGAAGCATTTAGACTCAGCCCCGGGATAAACAGTCTGCGAAGCCAGTATGGAGGGAATTTGATATTTTGCTATCAGAAAGGAGAATTCTTCACAGCCGAAGTCACTGTGACAAACGTCGTGAAGGCTCCCTACTTTAAACGAGGAGAGACGACTGCTGACGAGTGGGAGGTCTCGAAGCACCTGGACGCGCCGCACGCCGTCCTCGAGAGCGAGCGCGTTGTGATCGTCTCGAGGAACAAGGAAAACGCTCGTATTCCCTTCCCCGAAGAGCTCATGTCGCGCTACGAGGAGGTCGTCGACCACCTCAATGACCTCGCTGGGTTTTCCGACGACGACCCGCCGCCCAGGGGGAAATATTGGCTGATTAACGACCTACAGGTGTCTCGCGGGTCGGCGCACGCTGGATTCCCCGCCATGTTCACGCAGAGCATAAGGAACCTGGCTGTGGCCAACACTCCGTACCACTGGGGCGTCTGGCACGAACTGGGCCATAATTATCAACAAGCTCGCTTCTGGTCGCACACCTTCGGCTCGGAATCAACAGTCAACCTTTTCGCTCTCTATATCCAGGAAAAGCTGTTTAACAGGGACCGCCTGAAGAACAGCAAATGCTACCTGGACACCGCTAAGGCCGTGGATCAGGGTCTAGCCTTCAAGGACGGCAACTGCTGGCAGAGGCTCGTGTTCCTGATGGAGATCAAGCACGCCTTCCCCGAGCACGGCTGGGAGATGTTCCGCCAGCTGAACCGCACCACCCGCGCCTTGCCTCACGACGAGGCTCAGCATCTCTCGTCAGACCGGAAGCTGCAAGTTGACTACGTGTACAAGAACCTGAGCAAGACGGTGAATCAGGACCTGATCCTGACGTTCCAGCGGTGGGGCCTGAACGTCAGTCAAAAGGCGCAGGAAGAAGTGCAGAGTCTTGGATTAGAAAAAGCACCTGCGGATCTTTCTGTCAGGGAGTGA
- the LOC113823847 gene encoding TRPM8 channel-associated factor 2 isoform X1 yields the protein MATAEGNMAENSAASDMDTDQGDRPESHKRYLINQATHTCLAVIGGSSPENAVIGMTSPSDSREKQWYNSGGQWQWGGDRSYCLAPVPGDITVRLVKCASSTIKWTKDAEGRMVFGSRVLTVPPGRHRTRVILRSTINGTDQMWWTDAELRAFLKGASPAVYPFPSVHIAIYYQEIARGLLNQLAPLSEPLPFPRDVATFPGTVDDATPRVEKTFTLDLSVLGQASNLRMTTPRDWQATDLYVAAGDIFLVTLPESLPLEQARQITVCVGAHVDKLRPSSGTTKKSKWFKRMPVVSETFNVNPGINLLRSQYGGNLIFIFREGEVFLVDVNVKNVIRAPHFKLDKTTVHEWRVSRTSGAPHAVLESHRIVLVVRSSAVTSFAFPDQLMCRYEDIVDKLNSLAGFTESDPPPRGKYWLVNDLQISHGSAHAGFPVMVNRRIRNLAMFDTPHRWCVWHELGHNYQQARSWARAYGVESTVNLFSIYIGEKLFNKDRLKKNDKYRLASAAVDQGLTFEEANCWQKLVFLMEIKYAFPDKGWDMFRQLNRTTRALSKKEAELLASDHQLQIDYVYRTLSKIVGHDLILTYKRWGLSVSQDAQEEIQKLGLQKAPADLSVRH from the coding sequence GCAACATGGCTGAAAATTCGGCTGCTTCTGATATGGACACAGACCAAGGTGACAGACCTGAAAGTCACAAACGCTATCTCATAAATCAGGCCACGCATACATGTCTGGCTGTCATAGGTGGCTCGTCGCCCGAGAACGCGGTGATTGGCATGACGAGCCCCAGCGACAGCCGTGAGAAGCAGTGGTACAACAGCGGCGGTCAGTGGCAGTGGGGCGGCGACCGCTCGTACTGCCTGGCCCCCGTCCCTGGCGACATTACGGTCCGGCTGGTCAAGTGCGCTTCCTCGACGATCAAGTGGACGAAGGACGCCGAGGGCAGGATGGTCTTCGGGTCGCGGGTGCTCACGGTGCCGCCGGGGAGACACAGGACGCGCGTGATCCTCCGCTCGACGATCAACGGGACGGACCAAATGTGGTGGACGGACGCGGAGCTGCGGGCCTTTCTCAAGGGAGCGAGTCCGGCGGTGTACCCGTTCCCGTCTGTCCATATCGCCATATACTACCAGGAGATTGCCCGAGGCCTCTTGAACCAACTCGCCCCACTGAGCGAGCCGCTGCCCTTCCCTCGCGACGTGGCCACCTTCCCCGGCACCGTGGACGACGCCACGCCACGGGTGGAGAAGACCTTCACGCTGGACCTCTCGGTGCTGGGACAGGCCAGCAACCTGCGAATGACGACCCCTCGAGACTGGCAGGCCACTGACCTGTATGTGGCCGCAGGAGACATCTTCCTTGTTACCCTTCCCGAGAGCTTGCCACTCGAGCAGGCGCGGCAGATCACCGTTTGCGTCGGCGCCCACGTCGATAAGCTTCGTCCTTCGTCAGGCACAACGAAAAAGAGCAAGTGGTTCAAGCGGATGCCAGTTGTCTCAGAGACCTTTAATGTCAACCCAGGTATAAATCTCCTGCGAAGTCAGTATGGAGGAAACCTGATATTCATATTTAGAGAAGGTGAGGTGTTCCTAGTAGATGTTAATGTGAAAAACGTTATTCGAGCTCCGCACTTTAAGCTCGACAAAACGACCGTGCACGAATGGAGGGTCTCCAGGACGTCGGGCGCCCCCCACGCGGTGCTCGAGAGTCACAGGATTGTGCTGGTGGTGCGGAGCTCTGCCGTCACGAGCTTCGCCTTCCCCGATCAGCTGATGTGTCGATACGAGGACATCGTGGACAAACTGAATTCCCTCGCGGGCTTCACGGAGAGCGACCCGCCGCCGAGGGGAAAGTACTGGCTCGTCAACGATCTGCAGATTTCGCACGGCTCGGCGCACGCGGGCTTCCCCGTCATGGTCAACAGGCGCATCAGGAACCTGGCCATGTTCGACACCCCGCATCGCTGGTGCGTCTGGCACGAGCTCGGCCACAACTACCAGCAGGCTCGGTCCTGGGCGCGCGCCTACGGAGTCGAGTCAACGGTTAACTTGTTCTCCATATACATCGGAGAAAAGCTCTTCAATAAAGACAGACTAAAGAAAAACGACAAGTACAGACTAGCCTCCGCGGCAGTGGACCAAGGCCTCACATTCGAAGAGGCCAATTGCTGGCAGAAGCTGGTGTTCCTGATGGAGATCAAGTACGCCTTCCCCGACAAGGGCTGGGACATGTTCCGCCAACTGAACCGAACGACGCGCGCCCTCTCCAAGAAGGAGGCGGAGCTCCTGGCCTCCGATCACCAACTGCAGATCGACTACGTGTACCGGACGCTGAGCAAGATCGTGGGTCACGACCTCATCCTGACGTACAAGCGGTGGGGCCTCAGTGTCAGCCAGGACGCGCAGGAGGAAATACAAAAGCTTGGCTTGCAGAAGGCGCCAGCTGATCTCTCCGTCAGGCACTAG
- the LOC113823847 gene encoding TRPM8 channel-associated factor 2 isoform X2 has protein sequence MAENSAASDMDTDQGDRPESHKRYLINQATHTCLAVIGGSSPENAVIGMTSPSDSREKQWYNSGGQWQWGGDRSYCLAPVPGDITVRLVKCASSTIKWTKDAEGRMVFGSRVLTVPPGRHRTRVILRSTINGTDQMWWTDAELRAFLKGASPAVYPFPSVHIAIYYQEIARGLLNQLAPLSEPLPFPRDVATFPGTVDDATPRVEKTFTLDLSVLGQASNLRMTTPRDWQATDLYVAAGDIFLVTLPESLPLEQARQITVCVGAHVDKLRPSSGTTKKSKWFKRMPVVSETFNVNPGINLLRSQYGGNLIFIFREGEVFLVDVNVKNVIRAPHFKLDKTTVHEWRVSRTSGAPHAVLESHRIVLVVRSSAVTSFAFPDQLMCRYEDIVDKLNSLAGFTESDPPPRGKYWLVNDLQISHGSAHAGFPVMVNRRIRNLAMFDTPHRWCVWHELGHNYQQARSWARAYGVESTVNLFSIYIGEKLFNKDRLKKNDKYRLASAAVDQGLTFEEANCWQKLVFLMEIKYAFPDKGWDMFRQLNRTTRALSKKEAELLASDHQLQIDYVYRTLSKIVGHDLILTYKRWGLSVSQDAQEEIQKLGLQKAPADLSVRH, from the coding sequence ATGGCTGAAAATTCGGCTGCTTCTGATATGGACACAGACCAAGGTGACAGACCTGAAAGTCACAAACGCTATCTCATAAATCAGGCCACGCATACATGTCTGGCTGTCATAGGTGGCTCGTCGCCCGAGAACGCGGTGATTGGCATGACGAGCCCCAGCGACAGCCGTGAGAAGCAGTGGTACAACAGCGGCGGTCAGTGGCAGTGGGGCGGCGACCGCTCGTACTGCCTGGCCCCCGTCCCTGGCGACATTACGGTCCGGCTGGTCAAGTGCGCTTCCTCGACGATCAAGTGGACGAAGGACGCCGAGGGCAGGATGGTCTTCGGGTCGCGGGTGCTCACGGTGCCGCCGGGGAGACACAGGACGCGCGTGATCCTCCGCTCGACGATCAACGGGACGGACCAAATGTGGTGGACGGACGCGGAGCTGCGGGCCTTTCTCAAGGGAGCGAGTCCGGCGGTGTACCCGTTCCCGTCTGTCCATATCGCCATATACTACCAGGAGATTGCCCGAGGCCTCTTGAACCAACTCGCCCCACTGAGCGAGCCGCTGCCCTTCCCTCGCGACGTGGCCACCTTCCCCGGCACCGTGGACGACGCCACGCCACGGGTGGAGAAGACCTTCACGCTGGACCTCTCGGTGCTGGGACAGGCCAGCAACCTGCGAATGACGACCCCTCGAGACTGGCAGGCCACTGACCTGTATGTGGCCGCAGGAGACATCTTCCTTGTTACCCTTCCCGAGAGCTTGCCACTCGAGCAGGCGCGGCAGATCACCGTTTGCGTCGGCGCCCACGTCGATAAGCTTCGTCCTTCGTCAGGCACAACGAAAAAGAGCAAGTGGTTCAAGCGGATGCCAGTTGTCTCAGAGACCTTTAATGTCAACCCAGGTATAAATCTCCTGCGAAGTCAGTATGGAGGAAACCTGATATTCATATTTAGAGAAGGTGAGGTGTTCCTAGTAGATGTTAATGTGAAAAACGTTATTCGAGCTCCGCACTTTAAGCTCGACAAAACGACCGTGCACGAATGGAGGGTCTCCAGGACGTCGGGCGCCCCCCACGCGGTGCTCGAGAGTCACAGGATTGTGCTGGTGGTGCGGAGCTCTGCCGTCACGAGCTTCGCCTTCCCCGATCAGCTGATGTGTCGATACGAGGACATCGTGGACAAACTGAATTCCCTCGCGGGCTTCACGGAGAGCGACCCGCCGCCGAGGGGAAAGTACTGGCTCGTCAACGATCTGCAGATTTCGCACGGCTCGGCGCACGCGGGCTTCCCCGTCATGGTCAACAGGCGCATCAGGAACCTGGCCATGTTCGACACCCCGCATCGCTGGTGCGTCTGGCACGAGCTCGGCCACAACTACCAGCAGGCTCGGTCCTGGGCGCGCGCCTACGGAGTCGAGTCAACGGTTAACTTGTTCTCCATATACATCGGAGAAAAGCTCTTCAATAAAGACAGACTAAAGAAAAACGACAAGTACAGACTAGCCTCCGCGGCAGTGGACCAAGGCCTCACATTCGAAGAGGCCAATTGCTGGCAGAAGCTGGTGTTCCTGATGGAGATCAAGTACGCCTTCCCCGACAAGGGCTGGGACATGTTCCGCCAACTGAACCGAACGACGCGCGCCCTCTCCAAGAAGGAGGCGGAGCTCCTGGCCTCCGATCACCAACTGCAGATCGACTACGTGTACCGGACGCTGAGCAAGATCGTGGGTCACGACCTCATCCTGACGTACAAGCGGTGGGGCCTCAGTGTCAGCCAGGACGCGCAGGAGGAAATACAAAAGCTTGGCTTGCAGAAGGCGCCAGCTGATCTCTCCGTCAGGCACTAG